In Erigeron canadensis isolate Cc75 chromosome 1, C_canadensis_v1, whole genome shotgun sequence, a single window of DNA contains:
- the LOC122585269 gene encoding pentatricopeptide repeat-containing protein At1g26460, mitochondrial has translation MASMAILTRKFKPLSKTLNPRFITTYSFLSQQPQLADHPPPPPPSPLPPSPATGSPLYNENWRNPHPNILNSQSLIPLGFSQISPSSKFEALSKTLDRDSMSNVFADWMTSHKWGDIKMLFEKWIRCLDYNGKPNKPDVGLFNHYLRANLMMGVSAGDLLGLVSQMDDYNIVPNTASFNLVLKAMYQAKESEASVKLIDRMIQTGKESKGALPDDESYHLVVRMLLEQNQVDAALKYIDLTLNSGYMLSAEVFSECVRCCGRQGRLDTLLSIIERCKKMDQNKALCPPWNLCNDIVDVAIQSDNSELAFYGLEFIAKWIARGEIARPPVLLSVDEGLVVNALTTAGRNYNSKLLDGAWAVLKRSLRQKKVPSPESYIAKIFAYSSFGNLQKAFSTLHEFETAYKGSAKEVEEDMFSPFTTLYPLVMACSKNGFTTLDSVYYQLENLSRADPPYKSVAAVNCVILGCANIWDVDRAYQTFSAMESSFGLTPDVHSYNALLCAFGKLHKRDEAVKVFEHMVSLDVKPNTNTYALLVDAHLTKRDTKGALSSINDMVVSGFRPTKEILKKVRRRCVREMDYETNDKVGLLAKEFNIRLGSENRREILFNLEFSTEYA, from the exons ATGGCATCAATGGCGATCTTAACACGCAAATTCAAACCACtatccaaaaccctaaaccccAGATTCATAACCACCTACTCTTTCCTTTCACAACAACCCCAGCTCGCCGATcacccaccaccaccgccaccgtcGCCGTTACCACCAAGTCCGGCCACCGGAAGTCCACTTTACAACGAAAACTGGCGAAACCCACATCCAAACATACTCAATTCACAATCTTTAATCCCATTAGGGTTTTCCCAGATAAGCCCATCATCAAAGTTTGAAGCTTTATCGAAAACCCTTGATCGTGACTCAATGTCGAATGTGTTTGCTGACTGGATGACGTCACACAAATGGGGTGatataaaaatgttgtttgAGAAATGGATTAGGTGTTTGGATTATAATGGGAAGCCTAATAAACCTGATGTTGGTTTGTTTAATCATTATTTAAGGGCTAATCTAATGATGGGGGTTTCAGCTGGTGATTTGTTGGGTTTGGTTTCACAAATGGATGATTATAATATTGTACCGAATACGGCGTCGTTTAACTTGGTGCTTAAGGCTATGTACCAAGCCAAAGAGTCTGAAGCTTCTGTTAAGTTGATAGAtcg GATGATCCAGACTGGAAAGGAATCAAAGGGTGCCTTGCCTGATGACGAGTCTTATCACTTGGTTGTGCGGATGTTGCTAGAGCAAAATCAGGTTGATGCAGCATTGAAGTACATTGACTTGACCTTGAACTCAGGCTATATGTTGTCGGCAGAAGTATTCTCTGAGTGTGTGAGGTGCTGTGGTAGGCAGGGAAGACTGGATACACTATTATCCATAATAGAGAGATGCAAG AAAATGGATCAAAACAAAGCCTTATGTCCACCCTGGAACTTATGCAATGACATCGTTGATGTTGCAATTCAATCAGATAATAGTGAATTAGCATTTTATGGTCTTGAGTTCATTGCAAAATGGATTGCTCGCGGAGAAATTGCCAGACCACCCGTGTTGCTTTCTGTAGATGAAGGGCTAGTAGTTAATGCACTAACAACTGCTGGTAGAAACTACAACTCTAAACTTTTGGATGGCGCGTGGGCAGTCCTTAAACGATCTTTACGCCAAAAGAAAGTCCCGAGTCCAGAATCTTATATTGCAAAAATATTTGCCTATTCCTCATTTGGGAATTTACAGAAGGCTTTCAGTACTTTGCATGAATTTGAGACTGCATATAAAGGTTCGGCTAAAGAAGTTGAAGAGGATATGTTCTCTCCATTCACCACATTATATCCGTTGGTTATGGCCTGCTCGAAGAACGGATTCACAACCTTAGATTCA GTTTATTACCAACTGGAGAATTTGAGTCGTGCCGATCCTCCATACAAGTCTGTTGCTGCGGTTAACTGTGTTATTTTAGGTTGTGCAAATATTTGGGATGTTGATCGAGCCTATCAAACATTCAGCGCCATGGAGTCAAGCTTTGGGTTGACTCCTGATGTCCATTCATATAACGCTCTCTTGTGTGCGTTTGGGAAGCTCCATAAG AGAGATGAAGCAGTCAAAGTGTTTGAGCATATGGTAAGCTTGGATGTAAAGCCTAATACAAATACTTATGCTCTTTTAGTCGATGCTCATCTCACCAAACGAGATACAAAAGGCGCATTGTCTTCAATCAACGACATG GTGGTTTCAGGATTTCGACCAACAAAGGAGATACTGAAAAAGGTTCGCAGACGTTGTGTACGGGAGATGGATTATGAAACTAATGACAAAGTGGGATTGTTGGCAAAAGAATTCAATATCCGATTGGGTTCAGAGAATCGCCGAGAGATTTTATTCAACCTAGAGTTCAGTACCGAGTATGCATAA